A region from the Vanessa tameamea isolate UH-Manoa-2023 chromosome 3, ilVanTame1 primary haplotype, whole genome shotgun sequence genome encodes:
- the Drp1 gene encoding dynamin-1-like protein isoform X5, which yields MEALIPVINKLQDVFNTVGADAIQLPQIIVLGTQSSGKSSVIESLVGRSFLPRGPGIVTRRPLVLQLVYSPKDSKEHRSAEEVYRHQETENLSWNPLVQLSQTVFSKGTINLEEWGKFLHTKERIHANFDEIRQEIERETDRMAGSNKGICPEPINLKIYSTRVVNLTLVDLPGVTKVPIGDQPEDIESQIRNLIIKYISNPNSIILAVTAANTDMATSEAIKMAKEVDPDGRRTLAVVTKLDLMDAGTDAIDILCGRVIPVKLGIIGVVNRSQQDIIDKKTIEDALKDEATYLQRKYPTIATRNGTPYLAKTLNRLLMHHIRDCLPELKVRVNVMISQFQSLLNSYGEDVSDKSQTLLQIITKFASAYCSTIEGTARNIETTELCGGARICYIFHETFGRTLDSIHPLVGLSRMDILTAIRNATGPRPALFVPEVSFELLVKRQIRRLEDPSLRCVELVHEEMQRIVQHCGTEVQQEMQRFPRLHQRIVDVVTQLLRTRLPATNSMVENLVAIELAYINTKHPDFHREAALVSGLLKSTDGLVEEHSPMYRQKTPRPTSTPHIPAITDGHDRSPPSNESPATPQVNGSPENKAMTPQKPVNLLPEVPSHTSRKLSDREQHDCDVIGGRSDHTTYQKCNTKTVEGISMMHLNQMGDLVERLIKSYFYIVRKSIKDSVPKAVMHFLVNFVKDNLQSELVTHLYKSDQAENMLNESEHIAQRRKEAADMLKALQRASQIISEIRETHMW from the exons atggaaGCACTCATACCAGTTATTAATAAGTTACAAGACGTTTTTAACACCGTCGGAGCTGATGCCATCCAATTACCTCAAATTATTGTATTAGGAACTcag AGTTCTGGCAAGAGTTCCGTTATAGAGAGCCTTGTCGGACGTTCGTTTCTACCTCGAGGACCAGGCATCGTTACACGTCGTCCTCTTGTTCTTCAGCTGGTATACAGCCCTAAAGATAGCAAGGAACATCGCTCAGCTGAAGAAG TATATAGACACCAGGAGACAGAAAATTTATCATGGAATCCATTAGTTCAACTGTCTCAAACAGTATTTTCAAAag gTACAATAAACTTAGAAGAATGGGGCAAGTTTCTCCATACAAAAGAAAGAATTCATGCAAATTTCGACGAAATAAGGCAGGAGATAGAAAGAGAAACCGATCGTATGGCCGGTAGTAATAAAGGAATATGTCCAGAACCAATCAACTTGAAGATTTATTCCACCCGAGTTGTCAATTTGACACTTGTAGATTTGCCTGGAGTTACCAAG GTACCCATTGGAGATCAACCGGAAGACATAGAAAGCCAAATaagaaatcttattattaagtatatttccaATCCTAATTCTATAATCTTAGCAGTAACAGCTGCCAACACTGATATGGCTACAAGTGAAGCCATAAAAATGGCCAAAGAGGTAGATCCTGATGGTAGGAGAACTTTGGCAGTTGTAACAAAGTTAGATCTCATGGATgcag GAACTGATGCCATTGATATTCTATGTGGACGTGTGATTCCCGTGAAACTGGGAATCATTGGTGTTGTTAACAGATCTCAACAagatataatagataaaaaaactattgag GATGCCCTCAAGGATGAAGCCACATATCTTCAAAGGAAGTACCCGACGATTGCAACTCGCAATGGCACTCCCTACTTAGCCAAAACGCTGAACAGGCTCTTGATGCACCATATAAGGGATTGCTTACCAGAACTGAAG GTGCGAGTCAATGTTATGATTTCACAATTCCAATCATTACTCAACTCATATGGAGAAGATGTTTCGGATAAATCCCAAACTCTCCTGCAAATCATAACGAAGTTCGCCAGTGCTTACTGTTCCACCATAGAGGGTACTGCGAGGAACATCGAGACCACAGAGCTGTGTGGTGGTGCTCGAATATGCTATATATTCCATGAGACATTTGGCCGTACATTGGACTCTATACATCCTTTAGTAG GTTTGTCACGTATGGACATATTAACTGCAATACGCAATGCAACGGGCCCTAGGCCGGCGCTATTTGTTCCCGAAGTCTCGTTCGAGTTGCTGGTGAAGAGACAGATCAGAAGACTGGAAGATCCGTCACTACGTTGCGTAGAACTG GTGCACGAGGAGATGCAGCGCATCGTGCAGCACTGCGGCACCGAGGTGCAGCAGGAGATGCAGCGCTTCCCGCGCCTGCACCAGCGCATCGTGGACGTCGTCACGCAGCTGCTGCGCACGCGCCTGCCGGCCACCAACTCCATG GTCGAAAATTTAGTGGCCATCGAACTTGCATACATCAATACCAAGCACCCCGATTTCCACCGCGAAGCCGCCCTAGTCTCTGGTCTACTCAAGAGTACAGACGGGCTGGTGGAAGAACACAGCCCGATGTATAGGCAGAAGACACCTCGGCCGACTTCTACACCG CATATCCCGGCTATCACCGACGGCCACGACAGGTCCCCGCCCAGTAACGAATCTCCTGCCACTCCACAG gTGAATGGTAGTCCAGAAAATAAGGCGATGACTCCACAGAAACCGGTCAATTTGCTGCCTGAAGTCCCAAGCCATACTTCTAGGAAGCTCTCTGACAGGGAACAGCATGACTGCGATGTAATCG GTGGACGGAGCGACCACACGACATACCAAAAATGTAATACAAAGACTGTAGAAGGCATCAGCATGATGCATTTGAACCAAATGGGTGATCTAGTCG AACGGCTGATCAAGTCATACTTCTACATAGTGCGCAAATCTATCAAAGATTCCGTACCGAAGGCCGTGATGCACTTCCTCGTCAACTTCGTGAAGGACAACCTGCAGTCGGAGCTCGTGACGCACCTCTACAAGTCCGACCAGGCCGAGAACATGCTCAACGAGTCGGAGCACATCGCGCAGCGCCGGAAGGAGGCCGCCGACATGCTCAAA GCATTGCAACGCGCCAGTCAGATTATAAGCGAAATCCGCGAAACTCACATGTGGTGA
- the Drp1 gene encoding dynamin-1-like protein isoform X9 gives MEALIPVINKLQDVFNTVGADAIQLPQIIVLGTQSSGKSSVIESLVGRSFLPRGPGIVTRRPLVLQLVYSPKDSKEHRSAEEVYRHQETENLSWNPLVQLSQTVFSKGTINLEEWGKFLHTKERIHANFDEIRQEIERETDRMAGSNKGICPEPINLKIYSTRVVNLTLVDLPGVTKVPIGDQPEDIESQIRNLIIKYISNPNSIILAVTAANTDMATSEAIKMAKEVDPDGRRTLAVVTKLDLMDAGTDAIDILCGRVIPVKLGIIGVVNRSQQDIIDKKTIEDALKDEATYLQRKYPTIATRNGTPYLAKTLNRLLMHHIRDCLPELKVRVNVMISQFQSLLNSYGEDVSDKSQTLLQIITKFASAYCSTIEGTARNIETTELCGGARICYIFHETFGRTLDSIHPLVGLSRMDILTAIRNATGPRPALFVPEVSFELLVKRQIRRLEDPSLRCVELVHEEMQRIVQHCGTEVQQEMQRFPRLHQRIVDVVTQLLRTRLPATNSMVENLVAIELAYINTKHPDFHREAALVSGLLKSTDGLVEEHSPMYRQKTPRPTSTPHIPAITDGHDRSPPSNESPATPQVNGSPENKAMTPQKPVNLLPEVPSHTSRKLSDREQHDCDVIERLIKSYFYIVRKSIKDSVPKAVMHFLVNFVKDNLQSELVTHLYKSDQAENMLNESEHIAQRRKEAADMLKALQRASQIISEIRETHMW, from the exons atggaaGCACTCATACCAGTTATTAATAAGTTACAAGACGTTTTTAACACCGTCGGAGCTGATGCCATCCAATTACCTCAAATTATTGTATTAGGAACTcag AGTTCTGGCAAGAGTTCCGTTATAGAGAGCCTTGTCGGACGTTCGTTTCTACCTCGAGGACCAGGCATCGTTACACGTCGTCCTCTTGTTCTTCAGCTGGTATACAGCCCTAAAGATAGCAAGGAACATCGCTCAGCTGAAGAAG TATATAGACACCAGGAGACAGAAAATTTATCATGGAATCCATTAGTTCAACTGTCTCAAACAGTATTTTCAAAag gTACAATAAACTTAGAAGAATGGGGCAAGTTTCTCCATACAAAAGAAAGAATTCATGCAAATTTCGACGAAATAAGGCAGGAGATAGAAAGAGAAACCGATCGTATGGCCGGTAGTAATAAAGGAATATGTCCAGAACCAATCAACTTGAAGATTTATTCCACCCGAGTTGTCAATTTGACACTTGTAGATTTGCCTGGAGTTACCAAG GTACCCATTGGAGATCAACCGGAAGACATAGAAAGCCAAATaagaaatcttattattaagtatatttccaATCCTAATTCTATAATCTTAGCAGTAACAGCTGCCAACACTGATATGGCTACAAGTGAAGCCATAAAAATGGCCAAAGAGGTAGATCCTGATGGTAGGAGAACTTTGGCAGTTGTAACAAAGTTAGATCTCATGGATgcag GAACTGATGCCATTGATATTCTATGTGGACGTGTGATTCCCGTGAAACTGGGAATCATTGGTGTTGTTAACAGATCTCAACAagatataatagataaaaaaactattgag GATGCCCTCAAGGATGAAGCCACATATCTTCAAAGGAAGTACCCGACGATTGCAACTCGCAATGGCACTCCCTACTTAGCCAAAACGCTGAACAGGCTCTTGATGCACCATATAAGGGATTGCTTACCAGAACTGAAG GTGCGAGTCAATGTTATGATTTCACAATTCCAATCATTACTCAACTCATATGGAGAAGATGTTTCGGATAAATCCCAAACTCTCCTGCAAATCATAACGAAGTTCGCCAGTGCTTACTGTTCCACCATAGAGGGTACTGCGAGGAACATCGAGACCACAGAGCTGTGTGGTGGTGCTCGAATATGCTATATATTCCATGAGACATTTGGCCGTACATTGGACTCTATACATCCTTTAGTAG GTTTGTCACGTATGGACATATTAACTGCAATACGCAATGCAACGGGCCCTAGGCCGGCGCTATTTGTTCCCGAAGTCTCGTTCGAGTTGCTGGTGAAGAGACAGATCAGAAGACTGGAAGATCCGTCACTACGTTGCGTAGAACTG GTGCACGAGGAGATGCAGCGCATCGTGCAGCACTGCGGCACCGAGGTGCAGCAGGAGATGCAGCGCTTCCCGCGCCTGCACCAGCGCATCGTGGACGTCGTCACGCAGCTGCTGCGCACGCGCCTGCCGGCCACCAACTCCATG GTCGAAAATTTAGTGGCCATCGAACTTGCATACATCAATACCAAGCACCCCGATTTCCACCGCGAAGCCGCCCTAGTCTCTGGTCTACTCAAGAGTACAGACGGGCTGGTGGAAGAACACAGCCCGATGTATAGGCAGAAGACACCTCGGCCGACTTCTACACCG CATATCCCGGCTATCACCGACGGCCACGACAGGTCCCCGCCCAGTAACGAATCTCCTGCCACTCCACAG gTGAATGGTAGTCCAGAAAATAAGGCGATGACTCCACAGAAACCGGTCAATTTGCTGCCTGAAGTCCCAAGCCATACTTCTAGGAAGCTCTCTGACAGGGAACAGCATGACTGCGATGTAATCG AACGGCTGATCAAGTCATACTTCTACATAGTGCGCAAATCTATCAAAGATTCCGTACCGAAGGCCGTGATGCACTTCCTCGTCAACTTCGTGAAGGACAACCTGCAGTCGGAGCTCGTGACGCACCTCTACAAGTCCGACCAGGCCGAGAACATGCTCAACGAGTCGGAGCACATCGCGCAGCGCCGGAAGGAGGCCGCCGACATGCTCAAA GCATTGCAACGCGCCAGTCAGATTATAAGCGAAATCCGCGAAACTCACATGTGGTGA
- the Drp1 gene encoding dynamin-1-like protein isoform X2, with the protein MEALIPVINKLQDVFNTVGADAIQLPQIIVLGTQSSGKSSVIESLVGRSFLPRGPGIVTRRPLVLQLVYSPKDSKEHRSAEEVYRHQETENLSWNPLVQLSQTVFSKGTINLEEWGKFLHTKERIHANFDEIRQEIERETDRMAGSNKGICPEPINLKIYSTRVVNLTLVDLPGVTKVPIGDQPEDIESQIRNLIIKYISNPNSIILAVTAANTDMATSEAIKMAKEVDPDGRRTLAVVTKLDLMDAGTDAIDILCGRVIPVKLGIIGVVNRSQQDIIDKKTIEDALKDEATYLQRKYPTIATRNGTPYLAKTLNRLLMHHIRDCLPELKVRVNVMISQFQSLLNSYGEDVSDKSQTLLQIITKFASAYCSTIEGTARNIETTELCGGARICYIFHETFGRTLDSIHPLVGLSRMDILTAIRNATGPRPALFVPEVSFELLVKRQIRRLEDPSLRCVELVHEEMQRIVQHCGTEVQQEMQRFPRLHQRIVDVVTQLLRTRLPATNSMVENLVAIELAYINTKHPDFHREAALVSGLLKSTDGLVEEHSPMYRQKTPRPTSTPQFLRQMGERGSVLVLLAKMMDTYQHIPAITDGHDRSPPSNESPATPQVNGSPENKAMTPQKPVNLLPEVPSHTSRKLSDREQHDCDVIGGRSDHTTYQKCNTKTVEGISMMHLNQMGDLVERLIKSYFYIVRKSIKDSVPKAVMHFLVNFVKDNLQSELVTHLYKSDQAENMLNESEHIAQRRKEAADMLKALQRASQIISEIRETHMW; encoded by the exons atggaaGCACTCATACCAGTTATTAATAAGTTACAAGACGTTTTTAACACCGTCGGAGCTGATGCCATCCAATTACCTCAAATTATTGTATTAGGAACTcag AGTTCTGGCAAGAGTTCCGTTATAGAGAGCCTTGTCGGACGTTCGTTTCTACCTCGAGGACCAGGCATCGTTACACGTCGTCCTCTTGTTCTTCAGCTGGTATACAGCCCTAAAGATAGCAAGGAACATCGCTCAGCTGAAGAAG TATATAGACACCAGGAGACAGAAAATTTATCATGGAATCCATTAGTTCAACTGTCTCAAACAGTATTTTCAAAag gTACAATAAACTTAGAAGAATGGGGCAAGTTTCTCCATACAAAAGAAAGAATTCATGCAAATTTCGACGAAATAAGGCAGGAGATAGAAAGAGAAACCGATCGTATGGCCGGTAGTAATAAAGGAATATGTCCAGAACCAATCAACTTGAAGATTTATTCCACCCGAGTTGTCAATTTGACACTTGTAGATTTGCCTGGAGTTACCAAG GTACCCATTGGAGATCAACCGGAAGACATAGAAAGCCAAATaagaaatcttattattaagtatatttccaATCCTAATTCTATAATCTTAGCAGTAACAGCTGCCAACACTGATATGGCTACAAGTGAAGCCATAAAAATGGCCAAAGAGGTAGATCCTGATGGTAGGAGAACTTTGGCAGTTGTAACAAAGTTAGATCTCATGGATgcag GAACTGATGCCATTGATATTCTATGTGGACGTGTGATTCCCGTGAAACTGGGAATCATTGGTGTTGTTAACAGATCTCAACAagatataatagataaaaaaactattgag GATGCCCTCAAGGATGAAGCCACATATCTTCAAAGGAAGTACCCGACGATTGCAACTCGCAATGGCACTCCCTACTTAGCCAAAACGCTGAACAGGCTCTTGATGCACCATATAAGGGATTGCTTACCAGAACTGAAG GTGCGAGTCAATGTTATGATTTCACAATTCCAATCATTACTCAACTCATATGGAGAAGATGTTTCGGATAAATCCCAAACTCTCCTGCAAATCATAACGAAGTTCGCCAGTGCTTACTGTTCCACCATAGAGGGTACTGCGAGGAACATCGAGACCACAGAGCTGTGTGGTGGTGCTCGAATATGCTATATATTCCATGAGACATTTGGCCGTACATTGGACTCTATACATCCTTTAGTAG GTTTGTCACGTATGGACATATTAACTGCAATACGCAATGCAACGGGCCCTAGGCCGGCGCTATTTGTTCCCGAAGTCTCGTTCGAGTTGCTGGTGAAGAGACAGATCAGAAGACTGGAAGATCCGTCACTACGTTGCGTAGAACTG GTGCACGAGGAGATGCAGCGCATCGTGCAGCACTGCGGCACCGAGGTGCAGCAGGAGATGCAGCGCTTCCCGCGCCTGCACCAGCGCATCGTGGACGTCGTCACGCAGCTGCTGCGCACGCGCCTGCCGGCCACCAACTCCATG GTCGAAAATTTAGTGGCCATCGAACTTGCATACATCAATACCAAGCACCCCGATTTCCACCGCGAAGCCGCCCTAGTCTCTGGTCTACTCAAGAGTACAGACGGGCTGGTGGAAGAACACAGCCCGATGTATAGGCAGAAGACACCTCGGCCGACTTCTACACCG CAATTTCTTCGCCAAATGGGTGAAAGAGGGTCCGTCTTGGTATTGTTGGCAAAAATGATGGATACGTACCAG CATATCCCGGCTATCACCGACGGCCACGACAGGTCCCCGCCCAGTAACGAATCTCCTGCCACTCCACAG gTGAATGGTAGTCCAGAAAATAAGGCGATGACTCCACAGAAACCGGTCAATTTGCTGCCTGAAGTCCCAAGCCATACTTCTAGGAAGCTCTCTGACAGGGAACAGCATGACTGCGATGTAATCG GTGGACGGAGCGACCACACGACATACCAAAAATGTAATACAAAGACTGTAGAAGGCATCAGCATGATGCATTTGAACCAAATGGGTGATCTAGTCG AACGGCTGATCAAGTCATACTTCTACATAGTGCGCAAATCTATCAAAGATTCCGTACCGAAGGCCGTGATGCACTTCCTCGTCAACTTCGTGAAGGACAACCTGCAGTCGGAGCTCGTGACGCACCTCTACAAGTCCGACCAGGCCGAGAACATGCTCAACGAGTCGGAGCACATCGCGCAGCGCCGGAAGGAGGCCGCCGACATGCTCAAA GCATTGCAACGCGCCAGTCAGATTATAAGCGAAATCCGCGAAACTCACATGTGGTGA
- the Drp1 gene encoding dynamin-1-like protein isoform X1 — MEALIPVINKLQDVFNTVGADAIQLPQIIVLGTQSSGKSSVIESLVGRSFLPRGPGIVTRRPLVLQLVYSPKDSKEHRSAEEVYRHQETENLSWNPLVQLSQTVFSKGTINLEEWGKFLHTKERIHANFDEIRQEIERETDRMAGSNKGICPEPINLKIYSTRVVNLTLVDLPGVTKVPIGDQPEDIESQIRNLIIKYISNPNSIILAVTAANTDMATSEAIKMAKEVDPDGRRTLAVVTKLDLMDAGTDAIDILCGRVIPVKLGIIGVVNRSQQDIIDKKTIEDALKDEATYLQRKYPTIATRNGTPYLAKTLNRLLMHHIRDCLPELKVRVNVMISQFQSLLNSYGEDVSDKSQTLLQIITKFASAYCSTIEGTARNIETTELCGGARICYIFHETFGRTLDSIHPLVGLSRMDILTAIRNATGPRPALFVPEVSFELLVKRQIRRLEDPSLRCVELVHEEMQRIVQHCGTEVQQEMQRFPRLHQRIVDVVTQLLRTRLPATNSMVENLVAIELAYINTKHPDFHREAALVSGLLKSTDGLVEEHSPMYRQKTPRPTSTPVSTLFKQFLRQMGERGSVLVLLAKMMDTYQHIPAITDGHDRSPPSNESPATPQVNGSPENKAMTPQKPVNLLPEVPSHTSRKLSDREQHDCDVIGGRSDHTTYQKCNTKTVEGISMMHLNQMGDLVERLIKSYFYIVRKSIKDSVPKAVMHFLVNFVKDNLQSELVTHLYKSDQAENMLNESEHIAQRRKEAADMLKALQRASQIISEIRETHMW; from the exons atggaaGCACTCATACCAGTTATTAATAAGTTACAAGACGTTTTTAACACCGTCGGAGCTGATGCCATCCAATTACCTCAAATTATTGTATTAGGAACTcag AGTTCTGGCAAGAGTTCCGTTATAGAGAGCCTTGTCGGACGTTCGTTTCTACCTCGAGGACCAGGCATCGTTACACGTCGTCCTCTTGTTCTTCAGCTGGTATACAGCCCTAAAGATAGCAAGGAACATCGCTCAGCTGAAGAAG TATATAGACACCAGGAGACAGAAAATTTATCATGGAATCCATTAGTTCAACTGTCTCAAACAGTATTTTCAAAag gTACAATAAACTTAGAAGAATGGGGCAAGTTTCTCCATACAAAAGAAAGAATTCATGCAAATTTCGACGAAATAAGGCAGGAGATAGAAAGAGAAACCGATCGTATGGCCGGTAGTAATAAAGGAATATGTCCAGAACCAATCAACTTGAAGATTTATTCCACCCGAGTTGTCAATTTGACACTTGTAGATTTGCCTGGAGTTACCAAG GTACCCATTGGAGATCAACCGGAAGACATAGAAAGCCAAATaagaaatcttattattaagtatatttccaATCCTAATTCTATAATCTTAGCAGTAACAGCTGCCAACACTGATATGGCTACAAGTGAAGCCATAAAAATGGCCAAAGAGGTAGATCCTGATGGTAGGAGAACTTTGGCAGTTGTAACAAAGTTAGATCTCATGGATgcag GAACTGATGCCATTGATATTCTATGTGGACGTGTGATTCCCGTGAAACTGGGAATCATTGGTGTTGTTAACAGATCTCAACAagatataatagataaaaaaactattgag GATGCCCTCAAGGATGAAGCCACATATCTTCAAAGGAAGTACCCGACGATTGCAACTCGCAATGGCACTCCCTACTTAGCCAAAACGCTGAACAGGCTCTTGATGCACCATATAAGGGATTGCTTACCAGAACTGAAG GTGCGAGTCAATGTTATGATTTCACAATTCCAATCATTACTCAACTCATATGGAGAAGATGTTTCGGATAAATCCCAAACTCTCCTGCAAATCATAACGAAGTTCGCCAGTGCTTACTGTTCCACCATAGAGGGTACTGCGAGGAACATCGAGACCACAGAGCTGTGTGGTGGTGCTCGAATATGCTATATATTCCATGAGACATTTGGCCGTACATTGGACTCTATACATCCTTTAGTAG GTTTGTCACGTATGGACATATTAACTGCAATACGCAATGCAACGGGCCCTAGGCCGGCGCTATTTGTTCCCGAAGTCTCGTTCGAGTTGCTGGTGAAGAGACAGATCAGAAGACTGGAAGATCCGTCACTACGTTGCGTAGAACTG GTGCACGAGGAGATGCAGCGCATCGTGCAGCACTGCGGCACCGAGGTGCAGCAGGAGATGCAGCGCTTCCCGCGCCTGCACCAGCGCATCGTGGACGTCGTCACGCAGCTGCTGCGCACGCGCCTGCCGGCCACCAACTCCATG GTCGAAAATTTAGTGGCCATCGAACTTGCATACATCAATACCAAGCACCCCGATTTCCACCGCGAAGCCGCCCTAGTCTCTGGTCTACTCAAGAGTACAGACGGGCTGGTGGAAGAACACAGCCCGATGTATAGGCAGAAGACACCTCGGCCGACTTCTACACCGGTATCCACACTTTTCAAA CAATTTCTTCGCCAAATGGGTGAAAGAGGGTCCGTCTTGGTATTGTTGGCAAAAATGATGGATACGTACCAG CATATCCCGGCTATCACCGACGGCCACGACAGGTCCCCGCCCAGTAACGAATCTCCTGCCACTCCACAG gTGAATGGTAGTCCAGAAAATAAGGCGATGACTCCACAGAAACCGGTCAATTTGCTGCCTGAAGTCCCAAGCCATACTTCTAGGAAGCTCTCTGACAGGGAACAGCATGACTGCGATGTAATCG GTGGACGGAGCGACCACACGACATACCAAAAATGTAATACAAAGACTGTAGAAGGCATCAGCATGATGCATTTGAACCAAATGGGTGATCTAGTCG AACGGCTGATCAAGTCATACTTCTACATAGTGCGCAAATCTATCAAAGATTCCGTACCGAAGGCCGTGATGCACTTCCTCGTCAACTTCGTGAAGGACAACCTGCAGTCGGAGCTCGTGACGCACCTCTACAAGTCCGACCAGGCCGAGAACATGCTCAACGAGTCGGAGCACATCGCGCAGCGCCGGAAGGAGGCCGCCGACATGCTCAAA GCATTGCAACGCGCCAGTCAGATTATAAGCGAAATCCGCGAAACTCACATGTGGTGA